The genomic segment CTGGATCTCAGCGTGAAGAGCATTAACCATCTCATCTAAAGAGGCAACCTTCCCCTCCAGTTCTTCTCTTTGTTGGCGAAGGTCAGCAGAGATTTTTATCTCTGACGTCAACTGCATTTCCACCTGTTGTAGGCGAGAAACATCACTTTCCAGAGCCGATATCTGTGCAGTAAGCATTTCCTTCTGTGTCCATAAAGCCTCCTGCAATGTTTCTCTCTCTAAACGGATGCTGTTGATGGACTGCTCCAGATCGAACACCACCATTTGGAGTCTTTTGGTTTCCTTTTCAAAAGAGCCTCTCTCCTCAGCCAGCAAAGCCTCAACTTCTGCCTTCTCCTTCTCAAGATGGAAAATAGTGTCCTGAAGCTGGGCGAGTTTAAGAGTCAGATCTGCCAACTCCTGTTTAAGCTTCTCCCACTGAGAAAATgtaatgattaaaaatgttaGTCAGAATTGGGCATGATGCTGTGTTCAGATCTATTGAAAAAATATTGAAGTACTGAACATAAGAAAGACAACTATTTTTAAAGGAAGACAGAACATCTCACCTCCAAGATGGGCCCCAGAACCTCTCCTTTCTCTTGAGATTTAGCTTTCTGGAGTTCATCCTCCAGAACGGAGATCTTTCCCTGAAGGATCTGAACCTGTTCACTCAGACAATCCTGCACAAgcagaacaggaaaaaaaaaaaacacagattaacACCAGATAGTACAAAGTACTGCAGAAcaacattaacaaaataaaaataatgactgcTTTTCAGCCCAAAGACATGCAGGTTAGGTTAACTGAACATCCTTTAATTATAAACAAGACTTGTGTATGGATTAACTGGTTCTCGCCATGAATGTAGCCATAGATGCTCGATTGTTGTTAAGAAAGAGATAAACAAACCCTGTGTGTAACAGCCTCATTTAACTCTTTCTCCAAAAATTCCTTTCTGCTCTTCCACTCAGTTTGTGCCAATTCGTGAGCCATCGTGAGTTTGGCAACTTCCTCATCGGCTCTCGCAAGCTGAGCGAAGGCGTTTCGCACCTGATGGGACCAGAGACGGGTAAAAATGACCTGATCTTATTTACTtacttttatttacttacttacttaaaGCAGgacttcaaaacaaacaaacaaacaaacaaacagtatcTAACCTGTGCATTAAGTGTTCCATTCTCCTCTGTCAGTTCAtcaatctttctctctttttgggAGTTGTCTGTTTTTAAGTCTTGGCATTGCTTTAGAACCTCATGCACTCTGTGGAGAAGACtgttcaagaaaaaaaacaaaaagcctttattaaaatattttctgtaagCCCAAATGTGTCCCTTATTGCACCTCACCTCTCGTTCTTCTCCTGGAGCTCCAGCAGCGCAGCTTTATGGTCCTTCTCCAGCTCTCCTTGTTCCCGCAGCATTCGCTCCACCCTGTGCTGTAACTGCGAAATCAGACCCTCTGTGTGCAAACGAGAAAAAGGAACTGAACCAAGTTCATATCAGAGCACCACAGTTCATCTCATTCCCTTCAGGCAGCAGAATAAAACTAAAGGATGCATGGTGATGCATGTGTACCTTTCTCTGAGATGATGCTGATCTGATCGGCCAGTTCTTTCTCCAGCTCGTCTCTCACGTCTCCCTCATGTGCCAAGTCTTTCCGGAGTTTCTTTAACTGGAAATGTGGGGTGCTCATTACGTCCTGCACTGGAGAGCTGGAGATGTATGGGTATTATTTAGTCAttcattatgattatatataatgCTTAATGTATTATTACTACTGACGTTTTAGATTTGTTGATGTGATTGCAATCCATGCTTGCAGAACAAATTGTCCTCTTAAAGACATCTAAAACTTTAAAGATAATTTTGGTCTTTGTTGAAAGCGAAATGTCAAAAGCACATATTTGTCGCTTAAAGAACGATTTTGCCATTGAATTACTGTCAAAATCATGTTTACAGTCGTTTTAGGATTTATGCAACGGTGTTGTTATAACTACATTGCTAAAGATCAAACCGCAAATTAGGGTTTTTttaggcaaaagttgtagttaatagtgagaattggtcctcaaACTAAAATGTGACCTACAGTTGTATATAACTTTGTacaaaaaatgttattaaagCCATTTTTTCACAATCAAATGGTGTTGATGAGCACATTGTTTATGTCTTGTGACTTTACTattgaaacaaaatattttaatgtagacTAATTGGTTATcattttttcctaaaaaaaaagattaaaagtaaaaaataaataaacaaaaaaataaaagagggaaatgtttaaacacattttcgtggcaatcaacattatgccaaaaatgctgtcaaatttgaaaaaacaaatgcacaaattCCAAAATTCCTTTTAATATGAATATGTAAAAAGTCAgttatattatttaacaaaatgcTTATTTTTACTGTAAACAAAAGCATTTTCTATTAGCATTGCCTTACTTGTGACCATACAGTTACAACTTTCAGAAGCAGTGACTCTTTTAACATTTTGGATGGTTTTAGTCATGAAGCTTCTTTGTTCTTCACCATgggatcagcaaaaaaaaaaaaagaaaaaaaaaaagtttacactgACCGATCCGAGCTGGAAGCCACTGTGCAAAGCTCTTGAAACTGAACTCTAGGAGGCCGCTGGAACCGGCTCACGATCGGAGACTCGTCATCTGTGTTTAACAGAGAGCTGCCACGGCTCATACTGCTGGAGTTCACAACGTTCATAACAGCTACAGAGCATGTACAAGATAGAGGATTTAATCTTACATCATCCAGTTCACTCTCCAAAACACTGATGCACAGTAACTTTGAATAAAGAACATGTGATAAAACTCAACAACTTGGCTACTTACAGTTTTGGTCTAGAAACTGATCTAAGCCTTCGTCTAAAGACAGACCATCAGCGTCATCTTTGATAAAACGAAACATGGATGTAATTTCCGACTgatacagacagaaagagagaaacataAGAATATACATTAGAGAGTGTCGATTTCAAAATTCTATATTTGCTGTAGCACCAATACATACGCATTTAATAAGAGACAAACTGGTCATTAGTAAACACTCACCTCTATATTCGACTCCATGGGGAGAAAGATGCTCTTTTTAAAAGTGCAGTAACAAAGCAGAAGCGCCACCTGTGCACAtgcattaatacaaataaatgctcAACATCTCCTGCATTGCATTAAAGGAACGAATCATCCAAAAATGTATCATAGTGTAACTGGCCGGTCACATAAATTTTGTGGATTCAGCAAAGAGGATTTCTTTAATTTTGGTCTGTTCCTCAAATCAAATCTTCAGAATACTTCGGAGAATAAGTCAGTCATGTGAAAAACTTTAATGAgtgcaaaaaaaattgaaatattgagaaaatcatcttttaaaTTGTCCAAATTAAATCCTTAAGCAATGCatatattacttatcaaaaatcaagtttttatatatttatggaagaaaatttacaaaatatcttcatggaacatgaacatctttacttaataacctaatgatttttggcataaaagaaaaactgataattttgacccatacaatgtttttttttttttggctattgctaaaattaTACCCCAGTgactcaagactgcttttgtgctacAGGGTCACAAATTATAATTATCATGCAATCAGACCCGCATCCTGATTATTGTTTAGTGTAATCATTTTTGTattaatacttaatttaatttgtatgcattattcagataaattcattaaaatcatctattttaatgtatttattttttatatcactttattaaaaaaatagtttttattgaaaaagaaattcattttattttaacatattttattactTACTTATTGAATTTGCAAACCCTTGATTTAGAGCAGAGATTTACAAATACACACCTTGGCCAGCTGAAGCTCCAGGTCAGTCCCTGCATTGATCTTCTGTAAGATGAGTGAACTTTGTCTTTGGGTGAGGTCAAAGTCATCTGCACATGGACgagaaaactttatttatttatattctggcGCTATAATCAGCAACAAATGGCTTATTATATGAAAACATACAATAATAGTACGtataaaaatcatatataatCTTTAAGTTAAATCAGTGATTAAAATTTTAAAGGAGGAGAGACCTCGTTCTTCTCAAGAAGTATGTTCTATgttaatcaacattatgccacaaatatTGCCAATAAAGCATCCATTGTGATTTCATATTCACCGCCCAGTCCAGTATTACGGatccaaaacaaagcaaaaaagcaCAAATACCAAAAAGACAAGCATTTTTAACTCACCCCGCAAAACATTGAAGATGATTTCCACTTTCTTACAGAGGGATAAAGTCTTATAATCCTCAGTGCTCTCCATCCCTCTTCTAAAGTCACAGATAATGCATTTGTCAGAAGTAAATAAAGTTAGTTCTAGTTATTCAGGTATTCCCATATTTACCAATCAAGAGTCTCAAAGTGACGACTCACAATTTTAAGCAGATCTTCAGGAGCGTGAACCCATCTCTCGAGGGAATGAACTCCGAGAGCTGCTTGTCTGGAAACATGGTGTTTATCTGTCAAGAGGACAAGTGTTTTAAACTATAAAACTGATGGTGCAACACTTAAACACGTCAACAGACTAGACTAACCCAGACTGATAATCTCATGTATTTATGAGTTCTTTGAAGAAACAACAAAATTGGAGGACACTTACCCATGCCAAAAGCGGTCCCGCCTTTTTCATATTAAACTTCATGGCGGtttctattaaaaacatgttttcaaattATACTACAGTACATAAAGTGGAAGAAGAAACAAATCAAGGTTTAATATTTAATGACCAACTCCTGttgtaattaaaccagaaaaatatcATACACCAAGAAGTGTGCTTAATGTTCACCCCTAGTTTTAGACTTCTGAATAAAATATGCTACAACAGGCCAAAGTGAACCATATTCTAAGGATTTAAGACAACTTTTGTGTATTTTGATGATAATGAACAGAATGCACACctatgcatttaataaaatgaaatcacaAACACATATCTATTGTTGAATATAGTGCAcactaaatataaacataaaaagtgTTATGTGGGACAAATAAAGTCAATATGAACATAACTGCAGTATAATTATATAACGTACAACGATGAAGTCGAGTGTGTTTTGAATCGTTTGTTTACTTGGCAACGTTTCGCCCGCTAACTTTTTACAAAGTTTAAACTTCAAAAACAATACACTCATCAAACGTCATATAAAgctgaatatatattaattatatattattattttttaccttgATTTTAGGGTGAGCTGAAGTAAGCTTGCAACATTGAATCCCTCGCTGAAACGTTTTCAAATTCAAACTCACGTCGTTTACTGTATCTGAACAGCTATTGGTCGACACGCTTCGCTCTCATTGGCTGTCTCAAATCAAAGTAACCAATGGAAACCCTGCTTCTTCCGCAACGCCCCTGTAGGAAGTCTGTCTCTGTCAAAACGTCAAAACCGGTCAAAACTCTTCActtttttttggaaacagaaaatgTCACGTATATTCCACTTTTAGAGGATTTAGAAAATATACTGTTCAAAACCATTTTGAAACGGACAAAGAAAAATCGCCACACAAACAAGcgaactacatttcccagaatgctaTACTATGTCGATGGTTTCCATGGTAACTTTGTTGCTAGCGTGACCCGTGAGCTACTATGGGTTACTGCCATTGTATATAAAACCGTACTTTTTTGCTTTATGGctttaaacttcattttaaaatgaattattgtattttgtagttttttgtcttgttttctgcaGTCTGGAGGTTGGAACATGTTCGGATCTCCAGTGGACTTTTCATTTCGGGAGCTCAATACAGTTTCAGGTACGTTTCTACTGTTCATACTTTTAAAATATCGGTTTCAATTATAGATTAAACGCcttaatattttacaaacaaaaagaaaaactgtaattaatATTGTTATACAATTAATTGATTGTATAACAGTTTCATCAACaagcatatgaaaataaataaatataattgattatatttatttataaataaataaatttaatttaatatttataaatatattatatattataatacatttatatatatttttaataaatatatatataaaaatattttaagacaacacatgccTTACATAACATCTGCTGACGTAAATATAATTTGTTCCCGTCCAAGATTTTCAGGTTTTATTAGGAGTGAATTGCACAAGTTTGAGTTGTATAAGTCtaaataagtttttaaaaattacatttatttataaatctgaaaatcTTACCAAATCCCGCATTCACagattcaaatattataatattttttttttattaaataaatagtcaATTAAATTGTCTAAGAACAAAAAAACTTAGCAATTAATTAGTgaaatgtaattctcaaaacGTATCACTCTTTCCAGTGTGTTTTGCTTTAAATCCCCTTTTTGATTTGGTTTCTCATTGTAACTTTATTGTATTCTGTATATCGTCCTGGGCATTATTAGAGGTAACTAATTGATCATATAGAGTTCTCATCATAAAATGgtatataaacaacatttatcagTCTGTATTTATGTGTACAAAATACTAAATGCAGTGCAATGCTTTTCCTATAAAGCACTACTTACTTCCTGTGTTTTTTGTAGATATGCTCTCTGATGAACCTAACCCAGGCGCTCGTCCGCTAAAGCGTGACTCAGAGCAGAAGATCCTCAGCTCAACGCTCAGACTCAACAACAACTTCCTCTCAGACCTGACGGGACTGATGGACACGCTCTCCGCTCTTTACGCTGAGCCCACACGTCTGGCCTGGCTCGACCTCTCCTTCAACGAGTTTCAACACATCCACCCAGTACACACTTTCCCACCTCAGTCTGACAGCTGAGAACAAGCATTTGTGTAATcaatgaaataagaaaaaaaaaaaccatcattctctctttctgtcaggTTCTCACTCAACTTAAAGAGCTACGCTTGTTGTATCTGCATGGAAACCGTGTTTGTAAGTTGTCAGAAGTGGATAAACTTGCTGCGTTGCCGTTTCTCCACACCATCACTCTGCACGGCAATCCCATAGTGACCGAGCGTGACTACAGGTACGGTCGAAGGTCAAAGGTCAGTTAGATGCACGAGTCAGGGAGCAGAAGGGTTTCTTAAAATGACAATTCGGTCATCATTcttcacccttatgtcattccaaacttgtatgacttacttttttccatgcaacacaaaaaaaaaaaagaagaaaaaaaacgtcACATGGCATGACTGTAGATGAGCAAACGttaacaaaattttaatttttttgcactgGTGCACCATTAAAACGCTTTATGTCAAATACAAAAAGCTTGTGCTGCTGTATCACTCTGTGATTTTCCGCTGTGGATCTCTGCACTGGTCGTGTTTTTTTGGCACAACAGGTGCTGAAACTGCGGTTAGGATCTGGTTACAAACCTCTGCTGTCCTGTGAATAGCAACTGTAATCACATATAGTTCTGATACACACACGATATGTGCATGTGTAAAACCATTCTTACAATCTCACAAGAACGTCTGGCTCTTTCTCAAAGAGAAAGGATTGAAACTATGTTTTCCCTTCctcaaaaagtagtatacttcaagtttattttattaagtctaCTTCAGTAAAGTACAAGTATATTTGTAAGTATACTTTAtctagcaagtatacaaatatcagtgttctagtaggatacttgtaagtgtactctTTGGGACTACATCTGCCTACTTtcaagtatataaaagtatacttactttaaagtataatttaagcATAAACATTAGTAAACTTTGAGTACactactagtttacctctatATTTGTAGCttcactgcaattatactaaaagtaaaataacttattaattactaattaaaaactttgtacactttgaagtatagtctcagtaaactactagtttagtagtttcaAGTATagtcataagttttctttaagtgaaaattacatgtgttagtatctattgtttcttttttcttcttgtgttttttttgaaaattatgtaCAGAAGATGTGTTCTAGCGCCCTCTacagtataataatgaaaacacagattctaggagcacaagtatagttcaaatatatttagactttttgttagtataagtcaagtatacttaaatgtcattttaaatatatttctgaggagtacataaaaagtaaactacttagtttaagtatactaatagcacacttgaataaactacTTTTACGTAAGGATTGCCCAAAGAAGGTTACTTTAAGTACAACTAAgaattttttattgcattttgtcaAGCACATTCCCCGCTAAAAttaaaaaagttcaaaaacaaaatatattttagataatacaatatttatacattgtggttttaattaataaaatcgaAATGAAAATGCtgctattaaaaaaatcttatttgatTTTGGGGTAAAACAAGACATGGATATGTTTTCACAGGATTcacatattaattataaataatattcaatGTTTTCAATCTTTTTCGtttaaaaaaccttttaaatgtCAATGGACTATAAATTCGTGACTGCAGACAGTTTTACACGTTCTGTTGGcattaaatgcttttattaaataattttactattCTGTAATCTCAAgtcaattatattataattacagacagatagactggcagacagacagatttttctagatataatttttttagatagATTTTCTAGCCTTTTCTGGATAGATTGCCTTTTCTAGGTATTGATTTTCTAGATTTTCCAGATAGATGTTACAGTAATGTCCCATTATAGTCTAaaacaactgttcattgttagttcttaTCATTCAAGGTCCATTTAATCTTAAGATATAaccttaataatttattagtaaatgttgaaattaacagtaactaagattaataaatgttttatgagtATATTTCATTGTTGACTAACATagtaaactaatgttaacaaatagaaCCTTAAAAGTGTTAACTATTTCGCTGTCATGAAATGTTGATTTGCTCAGAATTGAATCACAGTTCAGGTCACAAAAATAAGACTAATTCTTTCACTAAATAGCTTTTCTGCCTCTCTTGTAGGGCACATTTGATCAACACGCTTCCTCATGTGAAGATGATTGATTTCAGCGCCGTGACCAAACAGGAACGGGAGCTGACTTCAGTTTGGCAGAGGAGAAGAAACCCACTCAAAACCATGGGTCACAGCAAAGTGGACTGAACCTTCTCCACCCGACATCCTGATGTGGAGATAAAGCTATGGTTTGATCTACTACAGAGAGGCTAACTCTAAATCTAGTAGTAAAATAGTAGTAGAGCATGAGTTGCTTTGGTCAGGGTTTCTTCATTATTGTTGATAAAGCCAGAATGAAGTGGTGAAACATCTTaagcaacaaaaaaacagcaatttGACTAGATAATTTTTAAAGGCATGGGACAACGTTACTTTGAAAACTGCACTTAGCAAATTCAAGAATGTATTAAAGTTTTCTCATTGCATTCACCACCACCATCTGCTACACACATTTactaagacaaaataaaaaatacaattttgaaagtctttaatgcataatttcattcaacaaaaacagttttaacaaaacattgaGATTTTTGGTACTAGCCTAAGAAATATTTTTCTTCTGTAAATCAGGTAGAATTCCACATTTACGTAACAAACTTGAACACTATTAGTAAActgcaaaagaaaacaaagtATTGCAGCGCATTTTATCCCTTTAAAAAtctcaaaagaaagagaaaagtgccTTGCCATGATCTAAACAGTTAATCGCGCCACACTGTCTGTGAGcttgcataaatatataaaatcaaaataaataattacacaaacaTACTGTGTGGCATTTCAAACTCCGTCAGGAAAGAACGCAAATTTTTACGAATTCACGAGTTCTTTGTTTTGTCGGCACAACagcaaaaaaacgaaacaaaaaagaaagaaattagatGGACTAAGTTAAAgcaatgtaataatatatttttttttattttaaaagtagaacAGGCAAGGTAAACGCATCCTCGTTTGCTTCGCGAAAAACAAGCTACGGATCTCAAAGACTTACGACTAAGGCATAACGCagccagggggcgctgtagagccgtTTACACTTGCCACTCGAATCAATTTACACTCTGTACATTAAAGGCAATTGAAGACAATTTACGAATTCCCGCCGCGACAATTCAGACCCACCTCCCCGTCCAAAACACTCGGATTTGACAGTATGATTATTCGTTAGGCAGGCCACGCTGTTCTGTTCTGGCTCGGTTTAACCAGTGttcgtcttttttattttatttatttttttacagtaagacTGCATGACCGTTTGAAGGTTATAGGAAAGGTGCACGGTAAAAGAAACACTTTCTCTTCCGTTAAAAGCAATAGCAGAggattttaaatctttaattaattaataattgatatGACGTGGCACAGTACGTGAAACGTACCGAGAtagtttaaaaatacatatatgccactgatttataaaaatgattgtgATATACACCTCAGTGAGAGTAAAGCCATATTTAATTGTTGACCAgaatgaaaacgaggctgtgagggacTTCAGTGCAGTGCGTTTAACCGATTGATCTATTGTTTAACAATGTGCTCACAAAAATTATTTCCGAAGATAATTTTCAATAGACAAAACTTCATAAATAGTTTAAAAGATGTTACATGATCTTTGTACAGTCACAGTGTGTGCTACTGTAAAGCCTCTGAGGTAAGTCTATGcatcacagccttgttttcatctGTGTAAAATTCAATATGCCATCTAACCTGATTAAGATCTTTTAGCaaaaagaggaaaacaaaaacagaaattaatGTGTAAATTTGCAAGTCCGAATTAATTCGTGTGATAGACTCAAAATCGAAACCAGATGAAAATAAATTAGATAGAATTTCAAGCAGATTATTCGCACAAAACATACAAGTTCTGCATCCAAATTagttaacaaacaaacaatggtTAATGTGTGTTACTCTGGTTAGACAGAAATATTATTTATGTTGCCCATATGAATCTGCTTCCCAAATCTGGAACCTCACTGCATACGATTATGAAATTGAATCAGAAATAATGAACTCTAAACACAGTGATTCCAGAATTAATGAACTGAACCGTAACCTATGTGTTAAGATGATCCAACCAAACCGAGTAAATATAGAGTTAACTTTAGTATAAGAGTAATTGAAGAGAAGTCTGGATGTGCTTCAATCAGGACACTGAAAAGCCCACAGAAGAATCAACTAGAACAAATACAACTAAAAATAGATTTGTGGTGTATTTGTTGAAAAAGAGTTTGATTAATGCATGAAAAACTAAAGGTTACTGATCAAATGCAACttgaccaaaaaagaaaaaaaaaagaaaaaaaggagatcAGATGTTTTTACCCTCTCGGTGGCTGACGGATTTACACAAGGAGCTCTTATTGGGGTGAATTATATTTATCTGCATCGCATTCAGAGAACAACGAGATGTGCGTCTGCATTTCAAGAGGTTTGGAAGGACAACGGAGGAGTGAAAAGGGCTAGAATAAGAGACAGAAACAGAGGAACTGGGGAGAAGGAGGTCCAACTTCTGAATCATGGTATAGCAAACTGCACCACTAGCTCTTCCTTGGCATCTACTTTGATTTGTGAGATGGCGCTGTAGGCGTACGCTGCGATCTTAGACACCTGAGGAgggaaaaaatgcaatgaatcaaACAAAAAAGCTGAATAATATACATCATTTCTAGTGATAGACCAATACATCGCCAAAAGCCTGGCCAGTGGAAAATTGCACAATATATGTCATCAGTTGTTTTAACTACTGCTCAACAGTTTGAGGACAGTAgaagtttttaaaagaaattaatacttttgtctaacaaggatgcattaacatgatcaaaagtgacagtaaagacacttataatgttacaaaagatttcttaaTATATAGAACACTGAtacacaaaaatactaaaatagaaGTTACATTAAATTCTAATAACAGTTTTCACAATGTTACTATTtatactgtaacaaatgcatgCCTTGTATTCAtcatcttcagaaaaatcttcagAATAGTAGCATATTTACAGAttcataaatgcatattaaatccatatatagatattatataaaaacagttgtttaaagaatatatgcatgcatgtcaacTGCATAGCTTATTTATATATTGGACTACATATTACATATTGACTGAATTGATCTCTAGTTTTCTTTTATCAGGCTTTGGAATGTAAAAGGCAGTCCAATGCACACTGAGACGGTCATTTAATAACCGAGTCTGACCTGCTGTACATCTGCGTTTGACACCAGGTCAGCGGCGAGCACTTGGTGAGGTTGGCTGCTCAGTGACGGAAGAGGAACGGGTTTCTTCTGAGACAACGTTCTGCTCAAGACCTCCAGCTTGGTGCtttaacacaaacacatatgATTCAGCTCAATGCATAACGCATGTGCAATCTTCATCAGCTTCAAAACTTGACATAATCACACAAATGCTGCATGGTTATGACGTCACATACACCTACAGACCTGTACTGTCTGGCTCTGTCCATGTATTCATGTTGCTCCATGCCTTGGGAATCAACAGCCGACACATCAATAATGTTCCTAACAGGACAAGGAGAAGAAAAGTGAGTTTTAACTCTACAAACAGCCTAATAAATGACTCGAGGGCATGCGTGTGTGTCGTACAGGGCTGTCCGCTGCAGGATGGTCGTGAGCAGGGCCTGTTCATCTGTGCGGCTGGACAGCAGGCTGTCCGCGTTTCGATCCGAGCCATTGGTGGGTATTTTGTTTAAGTTTGGGTCAGGAATCAATGGCTTCACCTCTTCATTCTGCACATTGGAGTCAAAAATAGTTGCATGATCATTACACCTCctgaaaaaaacattactgtataCACAATAGTAGCCTAAAACAATGACTAAATAGCTATTTGTCGATCCATTATGCCACACAccctataaaaatgaaataaagttgCGTTAGAGTCTgcagttattacattttgaatgttgCCAAGTTGCTCCAGGGGAACTAAACCTGTTATTTATATACTGCTATAAGTTGCTCTGGTTAACAGCATCTGCTAAACGACGTCTTGCATCATAAGCACACACGCCAACTTCTTATTAAATTACATCATATTTAACCAAACAGGAACCTGCCCAAAAGTGATTTTTACAAAGAATGCAattctattactttttttttttttttttactattagtgATTCGTGCATAAGGATTTTAATGGTTTCACAGAGACTTgccttaataaattatttaatttaaaatccattaaatatttaagagcacaagtagaaaaataaaataaatccagtgTGGTCTgagataatttataataaaaaaaacttaataaataaataaataaatatatatagtggc from the Carassius gibelio isolate Cgi1373 ecotype wild population from Czech Republic chromosome A15, carGib1.2-hapl.c, whole genome shotgun sequence genome contains:
- the lrrc51 gene encoding leucine rich repeat containing 51, translating into MFGSPVDFSFRELNTVSDMLSDEPNPGARPLKRDSEQKILSSTLRLNNNFLSDLTGLMDTLSALYAEPTRLAWLDLSFNEFQHIHPVLTQLKELRLLYLHGNRVCKLSEVDKLAALPFLHTITLHGNPIVTERDYRAHLINTLPHVKMIDFSAVTKQERELTSVWQRRRNPLKTMGHSKVD
- the LOC128029072 gene encoding ragulator complex protein LAMTOR1-like, translated to MGCCFSSDSETSQQNEEVKPLIPDPNLNKIPTNGSDRNADSLLSSRTDEQALLTTILQRTALNIIDVSAVDSQGMEQHEYMDRARQYSTKLEVLSRTLSQKKPVPLPSLSSQPHQVLAADLVSNADVQQVSKIAAYAYSAISQIKVDAKEELVVQFAIP